The DNA region GGTGACGATCTCTGCCATCGAAGGTCCTTTCAGTGGACGTGTTCGTGAGTTCGGTCCTGTTCTGCCGAGCGAAAACCGAGCAGCGCAAGGACGCAGGGAGCGCCCGTACCCGAACGGTACGGGCGCGACCGAGGACGTCGCGATGCGACGGTTTGCAGCCGGCAGAATCGGCCACGACGTGCGGACGCGTCCACTGAACCCGGCCATGGTCGAGGAACTGACCCGGAATGCGGCCAATGTGCTGCCGGAAGGCGGCCTCGCAGAGAAGCTGAAGCGCGGCCGGCCGCTGCGTGTGAAGCTCGGCATCGACGTCACTGCCCCGGACGTGACGCTCGGCAACGGGATCCCGCTCCAGCGGATGAGGGCCTTCCAGGACGCGGGCCATCTCGGCGTCCTGATCGTCGGCGACTACACGACGCGGATCGGGGATCCGTCCGGGCGCTCCGAGAAGCGGCCGATGATCGACCCGGCCGAGATCGACGCCAACGCGCAGCGCTACTTCGACCACGCGAGCACGATCATCGACCCCGAGAAGACGGAGCTCCGCTTCAACAGCGAGTGGCTCGGAAAGCTCGACTTCGCCGAGATCCTTCGCCTGACGCGGACGACGACGATTGCCCGGTTGCTCGAGCGCGACGACTTCCAGAAACGCTTCGCCGCGAGCGCGCCGATCTCCGTCTCGGAGCTGCTCTACCCGTTGATGCAGGCATACGACTCGGTGGCGGTTCAGGCGGACGTCGAGCTCGGCGGCACCGACCAGCTCTTCAACCTGTTGACGGGCCGCGAGGTGATGGCCGAATACGGCCTCGACCCTCAGGTCGCCTTCACGGTGAAGTACCTCGACAGCTGGGACGGCACCGGGATGAGCGCTTCGCGCGGCAACTACATCGGTCTGAAGGAGGCGCCCGAGGAGCAGTTCGGGAAGACGATGCGCATCCCCGACGAGCTGCTCGAGCAGTGGTGGACGCTGGTCGCCGAGCGGCCTGTTCCGCCCGGCGACGCGATGGCTGCGAAGCTCGAGCTCGCGCGGTTCATCGTCCGCCGCGCGTGGGGGGACGACGCCGCCCGCGCCGCGGAGGAGCACTTCACGCGGGTCGTCCGCCGGCACGAGGCGCCGGACGAGGTGCCCGAGCTCGTCCTGCCGGACGGCGATCCCGTCCACCTGCCGGCGCTGCTCGTCGCGTCGCTCGGCGTGGGGTCCACGTCCGAGGCGCGGCGCCTGATCGA from Thermoanaerobaculia bacterium includes:
- the tyrS gene encoding tyrosine--tRNA ligase — protein: MRTRPLNPAMVEELTRNAANVLPEGGLAEKLKRGRPLRVKLGIDVTAPDVTLGNGIPLQRMRAFQDAGHLGVLIVGDYTTRIGDPSGRSEKRPMIDPAEIDANAQRYFDHASTIIDPEKTELRFNSEWLGKLDFAEILRLTRTTTIARLLERDDFQKRFAASAPISVSELLYPLMQAYDSVAVQADVELGGTDQLFNLLTGREVMAEYGLDPQVAFTVKYLDSWDGTGMSASRGNYIGLKEAPEEQFGKTMRIPDELLEQWWTLVAERPVPPGDAMAAKLELARFIVRRAWGDDAARAAEEHFTRVVRRHEAPDEVPELVLPDGDPVHLPALLVASLGVGSTSEARRLIEQGGVKVNGEAVESLDLARGALSGALLQVGKRRFARLTA